Proteins encoded together in one Cicer arietinum cultivar CDC Frontier isolate Library 1 chromosome 4, Cicar.CDCFrontier_v2.0, whole genome shotgun sequence window:
- the LOC101511661 gene encoding protein NDL2, with translation MADSTPTDSVSVDMDSISPSPKEHIIRTCHGSVSVAVYGDQDKPALITYPDLGLNYVSCFQGLLFCPEAYYLLLHNFCIYHISPPGHELGAAAIDPDYPILSVDDLADQIAEVLNFFGLNAVMCMGVTAGAYILTLFAMKYRQRVLGLILVSPLCKEPSWSEWLYNKVMSNLLYFYGMCGVVKEILLKRYFSKEIRGGAQLLESDIVKACRRSLDERQSLNVWRFLEAINGRPDLSEGLRKLHCRSLIFVGDMSPFHSEALHITSKLDRRFSALVEVQACGSMVTEEQPHAMLIPMEYFLMGYGLYRPSKLSVSPRSPLSPSCISPELFSPESMGLKLKPIKTRISMEL, from the exons ATGGCTGATTCAACACCAACCGATTCAGTGTCGGTGGACATGGATTCCATCTCTCCTTCACCTAAG GAACATATTATCAGAACATGTCACGGTTCTGTCTCTGTTGCTGTGTATGGAGACCAGGACAAGCCAGCTCTTATCACTTACCCTGATTTGGGTTTAAATT ACGTCTCCTGCTTTCAAGGGTTATTATTTTGTCCCGAAGCATATTACTTGCTGCTCCACAATTTTTGCATATATCACATTAGTCCACCTGGGCATGAG TTGGGAGCTGCTGCAATTGATCCGGATTACCCTATTCTATCAGTAGATGACTTAGCTGATCAAATAGCTGAGGTGCTTAACTTTTTTGG tctTAATGCAGTTATGTGTATGGGAGTAACTGCTGGGGCTTACATCCTTACCTTATTTGCT ATGAAATATAGACAACGTGTGCTTGGTTTGATACTTGTATCTCCTCTATGTAAAGAACCATCTTGGTCTGAATGGTTGTACAACAAG GTCATGTCAAATTTACTATACTTTTATGGCATGTGTGGGGTGGTAAAGGAAATATTGCTGAAGCGGTACTTTAGCAAG GAAATTCGTGGTGGTGCTCAATTACTGGAGTCAGATATAGTCAAAGCATGCCGAAGG TCGTTGGATGAGAGGCAGAGCTTGAATGTGTGGCGGTTCCTTGAAGCCATTAATGG GAGACCTGACCTAAGTGAAGGATTGAGAAAATTACATTGCCGTTCACTAATTTTTGTTGGGGATATGTCTCCATTTCACTCAGAGGCACTCCATATCACTTCAAAGTTAGATAGACGATTCAGTGCCTTAGTTGAG GTTCAAGCATGCGGGTCAATGGTGACAGAGGAGCAGCCCCACGCCATGTTAATACCGATGGAGTACTTTCTCATGGGATATGGTCTGTACAGGCCATCTAAGTTGAGTGTCAGCCCAAGAAGTCCATTGAGTCCATCTTGCATTTCTCCAGAGCTTTTTTCACCAGAGAGTATGGGTTTGAAATTGAAACCAATAAAGACAAGAATATCTATGGAACTCTAG
- the LOC101511982 gene encoding uncharacterized protein, whose amino-acid sequence MNQNPSKQLQPYYQPMLRESINRFIAEHRKGTTDFSDFSSIFSRTLHRTPDPPIPLVWFYSALEFHNNRLGMGREASRTSIASVKGLFQLLVSCSDGCVSMKRIGVLAPLVFELYRLMVYEKEMKSDTEGLVDGVVSYCSILCMKERVLGDDGKIVFLEEDFVDLIPVWMVVCDCYYGRGLFEVGDFLKGFFPFVSDGVRKGIEMGCCEVGFLAGVVMFEAFLLKMCLIFDVGITKEEKEKKLHDSAAQITTGFQNFYFLDTLFRILLEPVLPVISLLGSENEVLLKEVLYNSVMMMDYSFINPQTGVSLYANSLKDFAINWLFVSELAIQSARVNGDQGKATSYVNAFCRSCIPNQLINWVISQSGIDRKINRPNVSTPIALIKWLLVVEEDGLAIFGCQTAKHRAKAFFFTSRTECRLPVIKHLFLNCIHEGSEVDVIGGGDVEMHDAVDTISLSGDDRTSTATTDGTRKRKEGIEDDKKAQLKYMRCQFHENSVRGNPCIFRQQ is encoded by the exons atgaaccaaaatccgTCGAAACAACTTCAACCTTACTACCAACCAATGCTCAGAGAATCAATCAATCGTTTCATAGCAGAACACCGGAAAGGCACCACCGATTTCAGTGACTTTAGTTCAATCTTTTCTCGTACGCTTCATAGAACCCCAGACCCTCCAATTCCACTCGTGTGGTTCTATTCCGCTCTCGAATTTCACAATAATAGATTGGGAATGGGAAGAGAAGCTTCTAGAACTTCAATAGCGTCGGTTAAGGGTTTGTTTCAGTTGCTTGTTTCGTGTTCTGATGGGTGCGTGTCCATGAAAAGGATAGGTGTTCTCGCACCTTTGGTGTTTGAGCTTTATCGTTTGATGGTTTATGAGAAAGAAATGAAGAGTGACACTGAGGGTTTGGTAGATGGGGTTGTTAGTTATTGTAGCATTTTGTGTATGAAGGAGAGGGTTTTAGGTGATGATGGGAAGATTGTTTTTTTGGAGGAGGATTTTGTGGATTTGATACCGGTTTGGATGGTTGTTTGTGATTGTTATTATGGTCGTGGTTTGTTTGAGGTTGGTGATTTTTTGAAAGGGTTTTTCCCTTTTGTGAGTGATGGAGTTCGAAAGGGAATTGAAATGGGTTGTTGTGAGGTTGGCTTTTTGGCTGGGGTTGTTATGTTTGAAgcttttttattgaaaatgtgTTTGATTTTTGATGTGGGGATCACAAAAGAGGAGAAGGAGAAGAAGTTGCATGATTCTGCAGCTCAGATCACGACTGGGTTTCAGAATTTTTACTTTTTGG ATACCCTTTTCAGGATTTTGTTGGAGCCAGTTTTACCAGTGATCTCCTTGCTG GGTTCTGAAAATGAAGTTCTTTTAAAAGAAGTCTTGTACAATTCTGTGATGATGATGGATTATTCATTCATTAATCCTCAAACCGGAGTTTCACTGTATGCCAATAGCCTCAAAGATTTTGCTATTAATTGGTTGTTTGTTTCTGAGTTAGCTATCCAGTCTGCTAG GGTAAATGGTGATCAGGGGAAAGCTACTTCTTATGTAAATGCCTTCTGTAGATCCTGCATTCCTAATCAATTGATTAACTGGGTTATTAGTCAAAGTGGCATAGACAGAAAGATCAACAGACCAAATGTTTCCACTCCCATAGCTCTTATAA AATGGCTTCTAGTTGTCGAGGAAGACGGATTGGCGATATTTGGTTGTCAAACTGCCAAGCATCGTGCAAAGGCTTTCTTTTTCACTTCAAGAACCGAGTGTAGGCTTCCGGTGATCAAACATCTCTTTTTAAATTGTATACATGAAGGCTCCGAGGTAGATGTAATTGGTGGTGGTGATGTAGAGATGCATGATGCTGTGGACACCATAAGTTTGTCTGGTGATGATAGAACGAGCACAGCCACCACAGATGGAACTAGAAAACGCAAAGAGGGAATTGAGGATGATAAGAAAGCACAACTAAAGTATATGAGGTGTCAGTTTCATGAGAATTCAGTGAGAGGAAACCCCTGTATATTCAGGCAACAATGA
- the LOC101512310 gene encoding 26S proteasome non-ATPase regulatory subunit 8 homolog A-like — protein MDPKLTEVSQFFDRFKAAFLRNDFDSCSNLLSQLKVLLTGFRSLPPLFADTPNAVQELTIARDIYEHAVVLSVKIEDQDAFERDFFQLKPYYTDARNRLPQSPQEYPILGLNLLRLLVQNRIAEFHTELELLSSTALENPCIKHAVELEQSFMEGAYNRVLTARQTVPHDTYVYFMDLLAKTIRDEIAGCSEKAYDYLSTNDAKQMLLFSSDQELVEYIKEEHPEWEIKNGSVFFQKAKDSAPCKEIPSLQLINQTLSYARELERIV, from the exons ATGGATCCAAAATTAACCGAAGTTTCTCAGTTCTTCGATCGGTTTAAGGCTGCGTTTCTCAGAAACGACTTTGATTCATGTTCCAATCTCCTTTCTCAGTTAAAG GTGTTACTAACAGGGTTTAGAAGCCTTCCACCCTTGTTTGCAGATACTCCTAATGCAGTTCAGGAGTTAACAATAGCAA GGGATATATATGAGCATGCTGTTGTCCTTAGTGTAAAAATTGAGGATCAAGATGCCTTTGAAAGGGATTTCTTCCAGTTGAAACCTTATTATACAGATGCCCG TAATCGTCTTCCACAATCTCCTCAGGAGTACCCAATACTTGGTCTCAACCTGTTGAGACTACTTGTGCAGAATAGGATTGCTGAATTCCATACTGAGTTGGAACTACTTTCATCCACTGCTCTAGAGAATCCTTGTATTAAGCATGCGGTGGAGTTGGAGCAATCTTTTATGGAAGGGGCTTACAATCGTGTCTTGACTGCTAGACAGACCGTGCCACATGATACATATGTTTATTTCATGGATCTTTTGGCTAAGACTATCAG AGATGAGATAGCAGGATGCAGTGAGAAAGCATATGATTATCTTTCAACCAATGATGCCAAGCAAATGTTGCTTTTCTCCTCAGACCAGGAACTTGTGGAATATATTAAAGAG GAGCATCCTGAGTGGGAAATTAAGAATGGTTCTGTCTTTTTTCAAAAGGCAAAAGATTCTGCACCTTGCAAAGAAATACCctccctgcaactcatcaacCAAACACTTAGTTATGCTAGGGAGTTGGAGAGGATTGTCTGA
- the LOC101512639 gene encoding uncharacterized protein yields MADESQYETTPPSLKRKYDEQPPHSRPTGFSDGPPPPSYNNVPPPSTTDFELIKQRAQEVAARLLSGAPPPSDITKRPKIDNGVSSPYDSTDLKNQYSAPSSIPSYTHQGSSKKIEIPNGRVGVIIGKSGETIKYLQLQSGAKIQVTRDMDADPNSPNRLVELTGTPDAIATAEKLINEVLAEAESGGSGLVTRRVAGQGGSDEFVMKIPNNKVGLIIGKGGETIKSMQATTGARIQVIPLHLPPGDTSTERTLKIEGTSEQIESAKQIVNSVISGENRPRNPSMSGGYSQQGYQARGPSSWAPPAAQQPGYGYVQPGAYSGPSPQYNMPQQQYAGYPPQSAGGYSTNWDQSTATTQQQSAHAGYDYYNQQPQQQQNSGGPAPPADGTAYNYSQPPSSGYNQSGQGYAQDSYGVYQQAPQSGYGQPPSYDQQQAYGSAPSYGSAQEGQAPNYGSQGDSSQAPPVQPSQQGYGSSQQPSPNASNYPPQAATQPGYGVPPTSQAAYGNQPQSGYGAGYGAPQAQKPSGTPPPYGQSQSPNAAAAGYGQPGYPSSQPPPSGYSQSETGTQRAPSSGYGGAVQPGYGPPSYGAPAGSQAGYGQAPSSYSSSSYGAGYPQAPAYAADGNASGNTRASYDAAPAQGSVAKSPQS; encoded by the exons aTGGCTGACGAATCCCAATACGAAACAACTCCACCCTCCTTGAAACGCAAGTACGATGAACAACCTCCTCACTCTCGACCCACCGGTTTCTCCGACGGACCTCCTCCTCCTTCATACAACAACGTTCCTCCCCCTTCCACCACCGATTTCGAACTCATCAAACAACGCGCTCAAGAAGTCGCCGCTCGTCTTCTCAGCGGCGCCCCTCCCCCATCAGATATCACCAAACGTCCCAAAATCGATAACGGCGTTTCCTCCCCTTACGATTCCACCG ATTTGAAGAATCAATATTCAGCCCCTTCGAGTATACCTTCGTACACGCATCAAGGTTCGAGCAAAAAGATTGAAATCCCTAATGGGAGGGTTGGTGTTATTATTGGAAAAAGTGGAGAAACCATCAAGTACCTTCAGTTACAGTCTGGTGCTAAAATCCAAGTTACTCGTGACATGGATGCTGACCCTAATTCACCTAATAGGTTAGTTGAGCTTACTGGTACTCCTGATGCCATTGCTACTGCTGAGAAACTCATCAATGAAGTTCTTGCTGAG GCTGAATCTGGAGGTTCTGGCCTTGTTACTCGACGAGTGGCTGGACAAGGTGGGTCTGATGAGTTTGTGATGAAGATTCCAAATAACAAG GTTGGCCTCATAATTGGTAAAGGCGGAGAAACAATAAAGAGTATGCAAGCTACAACTGGAGCGAGAATTCAG GTGATTCCTCTTCATCTTCCCCCAGGCGACACATCCACAGAAAGAACATTAAAAATTGAAGGGACATCTGAACAAATTGAATCTGCAAAACAAATTGTTAATTCAGTCATAAGTGGCGAG AATCGTCCTAGAAATCCATCAATGTCTGGTGGTTATTCTCAGCAAGGTTACCAAGCTCGGGGGCCCTCCAGCTGGGCTCCCCCTGCTGCTCAACAACCTGGATATGGCTATGTACAGCCTGGAGCATACTCTGGTCCGTCGCCCCAGTACAATATGCCTCAGCAACAATATGCTGGCTATCCTCCTCAGTCAGCTGGTGGGTATTCTACCAATTGGGACCAGTCCACTGCAACTACCCAGCAGCAGTCTGCTCATGCGGGGTATGATTATTATAATCAACAGCCTCAGCAACAGCAGAATTCTGGTGGTCCTGCACCTCCAGCTGATGGTACTGCTTATAATTATAGTCAACCACCTTCCTCTGGTTATAACCAATCGGGACAAGGCTATGCTCAGGACAGCTATGGTGTGTATCAACAAGCACCACAATCCGGGTATGGTCAGCCACCATCATATGATCAGCAGCAAGCTTATGGCTCGGCACCAAGTTATGGTTCAGCACAAGAGGGCCAAGCTCCCAACTATGGATCACAAGGGGATTCATCCCAAGCTCCACCTGTCCAACCTTCACAACAAGGTTATGGTAGCAGCCAACAGCCTAGCCCAAATGCTTCCAACTATCCACCACAAGCTGCTACTCAGCCAGGTTATGGGGTGCCCCCAACCTCCCAAGCTGCTTACGGCAATCAACCTCAATCCGGTTATGGAGCTGGATATGGAGCCCCTCAAGCTCAAAAGCCAAGTGGCACTCCACCTCCATATGGACAATCACAGTCCCCTAATGCAGCAGCAGCAGGTTATGGTCAACCAGGGTATCCTTCTTCCCAGCCCCCACCTTCTGGATATTCCCAATCCGAAACAGGCACTCAAAGAGCACCATCATCTGGTTATGGCGGTGCAGTTCAACCAGGGTATGGTCCTCCATCATATGGTGCTCCAGCAGGCAGTCAAGCCGGTTATGGTCAGGCTCCATCCTCATATAGCAGCAGTTCCTATGGTGCTGGTTATCCTCAGGCCCCAGCATATGCTGCTGATGGTAATGCAAGTGGGAATACTCGTGCTAGCTATGATGCAGCACCTGCACAGGGTAGTGTTGCTAAGTCACCTCAAAGCTGA
- the LOC101513274 gene encoding probable protein phosphatase 2C 72 → MGICISVASSEIHGIPQVHDENVMIFEANKVQHETHRLCSVYSKKGTKGLNQDAASLYQGYEMEDGAFCGVYDGHGRNGHIVSKLVNSNLSSLILSQKNGFEEIDTQTNIVDYKQNHFPKNFLKWKEAILGAFKVMDKEVKLQENIDCSCSGTTAVVVIRQGKGLIIANLGDSRAILGTIHNAKLEAIQLTTDLKPGLPCEAERIRNCNGCVYALKEEPHVQRVWLPNETYPGLAMSRAFGDFILKDHGVISIPDVCYHPLTSSDQFVVLASDGVWDVLSNDEVASIVWKVESEEAAAKAVVAAATAAWANKYPSSRVDDCTVVCLFLQKKPQNLGHMKSGKLG, encoded by the exons ATGGGTATCTGCATATCCGTTGCATCTTCAGAGATTCATGGAATCCCTCAAGTTCATGATGAAAATGTCATGATATTTGAAGCAAACAAGGTCCAACATGAGACTCATAGACTTTGCTCTGTTTACTCTAAAAAAGGTACTAAAGGTCTCAACCAAGATGCTGCCTCTCTTTATCAG GGTTATGAGATGGAAGATGGAGCATTTTGTGGTGTTTATGATGGACATGGAAGGAATGGACACATAGTGAGCAAGTTAGTGAATAGTAATTTGTCTTCTCTCATATTAAGCCAAAAGAATGGTTTTGAGGAGATTGATACACAAACAAATATTGTGGACTACAAACAAAACCATTTTCCAAAGAACTTTCTAAAATGGAAAGAAGCCATTCTTGGTGCTTTTAAGGTGATGGACAAGGAGGTGAAGCTACAAGAGAATATAGATTGTTCTTGCAGTGGAACTACTGCTGTAGTTGTCATAAGACAG GGTAAAGGTCTCATCATAGCTAATCTTGGTGATTCAAGAGCAATCTTAGGGACAATCCATAATGCAAAACTGGAAGCTATTCAATTGACTACTGATTTGAAGCCTGGATTGCCTT GTGAAGCAGAGAGAATAAGGAATTGCAACGGTTGCGTATATGCGCTAAAGGAAGAACCACATGTCCAACGAGTATGGTTGCCCAACGAAACCTACCCTGGCCTAGCCATGTCTAGAGCTTTTGGAGATTTCATACTCAAAGACCATGGTGTTATTTCCATCCCAGATGTTTGCTATCACCCTTTAACATCAAGTGACCAATTTGTTGTTCTTGCAAGTGATGGG GTGTGGGATGTACTAAGTAATGATGAGGTTGCATCAATTGTGTGGAAGGTAGAAAGTGAAGAGGCAGCTGCAAAGGCAGTGGTGGCAGCAGCCACAGCTGCATGGGCAAACAAGTATCCTTCTTCTAGGGTAGATGACTGCACTGTTGTTTGCCTTTTCCTACAGAAGAAACCACAAAAC